A window from Schistosoma haematobium chromosome 1, whole genome shotgun sequence encodes these proteins:
- the YPEL2_1 gene encoding Protein yippee-like 2 (EggNog:ENOG410VHEM~COG:S), translated as MVKGKFQAYFPFEKNSLTYSCLHCRAHLARHDDLISKSFQGSQGRAYLFNQAVNVRCAEAKQRVLLTGLHFVADIFCACCDTALGWKYERAFEPSQRYKEGKVIIELAHLFKDNSWDAEWLYPLYPTSSIANGNTSDTTLKYAKPHSISVSDYRRSETGKPKSSLNFPPIDASDSLSSTDGGVFESSTTDLIDPNEETCTDFVHHHHHSHHPPSLHHHHHQLHYHLNTSPSSTQVHQSSFSLMSNDSASLSYRLSSSLNATGWAFRIPPSLTSNNDSHDKYLLDLSDSGRVSDYSHTCTSTSATENVGHLNLVCSTDNNISDSDIRHVDNLTPDNVIITNIDKSNTRIHNNTDNKTRIVSGQTGTNISNNNNDIRKEDEHFTKSKPITPITIKLSHKDQNNNAVDNNNNNSDYSCLKTDAYDIFEDINFNNGNNHRPVDDLCLRKLSQFSTPQARRISKINTQNLRVTFNSNLAKRNRKRIKHRLRASSASPSRDFLLPTGSEDEEDDKEEEAEAEETDNLSDFTNFHNQSQNIVKVQD; from the exons ATGGTCAAAGGGAAGTTTCAGGCTTATTTCCCATTTGAAAAGAATTCTTTGACGTACAGCTGCCTCCACTGTCGTGCACATTTAGCTCGTCATGACGACCTCATAAGTAAATCGTTTCAGGGAAGTCAAGGTCGAGCTTATCTATTTAACCAG GCTGTAAATGTTCGTTGCGCTGAAGCTAAACAACGTGTTCTTCTGACCGGGTTGCATTTTGTAGCTGATATATTTTGTGCATGTTGTGATACAGCACTAGGTTGGAAGTATGAACGTGCTTTTGAACCTAGTCAACGATACAAAGAAGGCAAGGTGATAATCGAATTGGCACATCTATTTAAGGACAACAGTTGGGATGCTGAATGGTTATACCCTTTGTATCCGACAAGCTCTATTGCTAATGGTAATACTTCTGACACGACTTTAAAGTATGCAAAGCCGCATTCGATTAGTGTAAGTGATTATCGTCGTAGTGAAACTGGAAAACCTAAATCTTCACTAAACTTCCCACCGATTGATGCGTCTGATTCTTTATCATCAACTGATGGAGGTGTTTTTGAATCTTCTACAACTGATTTAATTGATCCTAATGAAGAAACGTGTACAGATTTCGtgcatcatcatcaccattcaCACCATCCTCCTTCTCTACACCATCATCACCACCAACTTCATTATCATTTGAATACATCTCCATCCTCGACTCAGGTTCATCAGTCATCATTTTCTCTTATGTCAAATGATTCAGCGTCCTTATCATATCGATTAAGTTCATCATTAAATGCAACGGGTTGGGCCTTTCGTATTCCACCATCACTGACATCTAACAATGATAGccatgataaatatttattagaCTTATCTGATTCTGGACGTGTCAGTGATTATTCTCATACTTgcacatcaacatcagcaacagaGAATGTAGGACATTTAAACCTTGTTTGTTCTACAGATAATAACATCAGTGATAGTGATATTAGACACGTTGATAATTTAACACCGGATAACGTGATTATCACTAATATTGATAAAAGTAATACACGTATTCATAATAATACAGATAACAAAACTAGGATAGTCTCTGGTCAAACAGGCACTaacattagtaataataataatgatattcgTAAAGAAGATGAACATTTTACCAAATCAAAGCCAATAACTCCTATTACAATTAAGCTATCTCATAAAGATCAAAATAACAATGctgtggataataataataataactctgACTATAGTTGTTTGAAAACAGATGCATATGATATTTTTGAAGATATCAACTTTAACAATGGGAATAATCATAGACCAGTGGATGATTTATGCTTAAGAAAGTTATCTCAG TTTTCAACACCACAAGCTAGAAGAATTTCCAAAATCAATACACAAAATCTACGAGTTACATTCAATTCTAATTTAGCTAAACGTAATCGTAAACGTATAAAACATCGACTTCGTGCTTCATCTGCTTCACCTTCAAGAGATTTTCTTTTACCTACTGGTTCAGAAGATGAAGAAGATGATAAAGAAGAAGAAGCAGAAGCAGAAGAAACAGATAATCTATCCGATTTTACTAATTTTCATAATCAATCACAAAATATTGTTAAAGTACAAGATTGA